A stretch of Lentibacillus sp. JNUCC-1 DNA encodes these proteins:
- a CDS encoding DnaJ family domain-containing protein, which yields MDREYNDLIGDILEASGEKDNYSGEGKGKPIPKTYLKRDLFQNFQEKAKDAGFLPPWLEMQKEISALIHAAETENDVKLVNKKIKKYNTTCPPPMQKPPITLQSLERAKEVW from the coding sequence ATGGATAGGGAATACAACGATTTGATAGGAGATATTTTAGAAGCATCTGGTGAAAAAGATAACTATAGTGGTGAGGGAAAAGGAAAACCAATCCCTAAAACCTACTTAAAAAGAGATCTCTTCCAAAACTTCCAAGAAAAGGCAAAGGACGCAGGCTTTTTGCCGCCTTGGTTAGAGATGCAAAAAGAAATAAGCGCACTAATACATGCTGCTGAAACTGAAAATGATGTTAAGTTGGTCAATAAAAAGATTAAAAAATATAATACAACATGTCCTCCACCTATGCAGAAACCACCCATCACGCTACAAAGTTTGGAGAGGGCTAAAGAAGTTTGGTGA
- the putP gene encoding sodium/proline symporter PutP, whose protein sequence is MNLEPVHVTFIIYLLIMIGIGLATFRMTHTLSDYVLGGRRLGSWVTAFSATASDFSGWLLIGLPGAAYASGMGQSSLWLALGLAIGAVINWTYVAKRLRLYTKYAGDSITLPQFLENRFRDKSHLLRVVSAAFILAFFLFYTASGLVAGAKLFQGTFDASYHTALIVGGLIIVSYTFLGGFLAVSVTDLIQGLLMSAALAFTAIYGLVEMGGFAELFNALGSITPSLIDAFAATDYNQPEGILWTAAGSIGAVGIISSLAWGLGYFGQPHILARFMAIRSHKEIRKARLISVALGLVVPLYGALIVGMLGIVTFEQPLADQEQVFIQLVQIVYHPWIAGILLAAVLAAIMSTVDSQLLVSSSALSEDFYRRYFRKNASDKELVWIGRFSVLLIALIALAIAWNESSSVLDLVSYAWAGFGATFGPPLLFSLFWRRTTRNGALVGLIVGGLTIFLWPLTGSELYEMVPGFILGSIAIILVSLIGGKPSQEMLDEFDEVAKVD, encoded by the coding sequence GTGAATTTAGAACCGGTGCACGTCACATTTATCATTTATTTACTTATCATGATCGGAATAGGATTAGCGACATTTCGCATGACACATACACTTTCGGACTATGTTTTAGGTGGCCGGCGACTAGGAAGCTGGGTAACGGCTTTCTCAGCCACTGCAAGTGATTTCAGTGGTTGGCTGCTCATTGGCTTGCCGGGTGCCGCATACGCCTCAGGGATGGGGCAATCCAGTTTGTGGCTTGCGCTCGGACTTGCGATAGGGGCTGTGATCAACTGGACATATGTGGCCAAACGGCTGCGTCTCTATACCAAATATGCCGGTGATTCGATCACTTTGCCACAGTTTCTTGAAAATAGATTCAGAGATAAATCGCATTTGTTACGGGTTGTGTCAGCAGCTTTCATATTGGCTTTCTTTCTGTTTTACACAGCATCTGGCCTTGTGGCGGGAGCCAAGTTGTTTCAGGGTACATTTGATGCAAGTTATCATACGGCCCTCATTGTCGGCGGGCTCATAATCGTATCATATACGTTTCTTGGCGGATTTCTCGCTGTCAGTGTTACGGATTTAATTCAAGGATTATTGATGTCAGCAGCCTTAGCATTTACAGCCATCTATGGATTGGTGGAAATGGGTGGCTTCGCTGAATTGTTTAATGCGCTTGGTTCTATTACACCAAGTCTGATCGATGCCTTTGCCGCCACAGATTATAATCAGCCTGAAGGGATTTTATGGACAGCTGCCGGCTCCATCGGCGCTGTTGGTATTATTTCTTCCTTGGCTTGGGGACTTGGTTATTTTGGTCAGCCTCATATTTTAGCACGTTTTATGGCGATTCGTTCCCATAAGGAAATACGTAAAGCAAGACTGATCAGTGTTGCTTTAGGCCTTGTGGTCCCTTTATATGGTGCGTTGATTGTCGGGATGCTTGGGATTGTGACATTTGAACAGCCACTTGCAGACCAAGAACAAGTTTTTATTCAACTCGTTCAAATTGTTTACCATCCCTGGATAGCAGGTATTTTGCTGGCAGCAGTTCTTGCAGCAATCATGAGTACAGTTGACTCACAGCTGCTCGTGTCTTCAAGTGCCCTCTCAGAGGATTTTTACCGAAGATATTTCCGGAAAAATGCCAGTGATAAAGAACTTGTCTGGATTGGACGCTTTTCAGTATTGCTCATTGCCTTGATCGCCCTTGCGATTGCATGGAATGAATCAAGTTCGGTGCTCGATCTTGTATCATATGCTTGGGCTGGATTTGGTGCTACATTTGGACCGCCACTCCTATTTTCCTTATTCTGGCGGCGTACAACACGAAACGGTGCCCTAGTTGGTTTAATTGTCGGTGGTTTAACCATTTTCCTATGGCCATTAACCGGATCGGAATTGTATGAAATGGTGCCAGGCTTTATTCTGGGAAGCATAGCAATTATTCTGGTAAGTTTAATTGGCGGCAAACCATCACAAGAAATGCTGGATGAATTTGATGAAGTGGCAAAAGTCGATTAA
- a CDS encoding HAD family hydrolase, translated as MAEGLLDMMVERTEGQTDMGLVTVDFDGTLFKGNSFKVMFQVAKADFSIKEWSVVGLGLLKAGAKGLTGGKEAFKHGFFKAFARSFKGKTEGELTDFFNQLVVVGKPNVNHELVSRVREHQNNGDTVIVLSGALRPFLYAFIESLQLDVHVIGTELQVNSDGVCTGEIGEIVNGQVKVDKVQQWLKENHPAQQGDVQDTWAYADSLSDVELLEFVKHPIVVNPSDDMVKMAQEKNWPIFSQPDQAANSL; from the coding sequence ATGGCAGAGGGCTTACTTGATATGATGGTTGAAAGAACGGAGGGACAAACAGATATGGGGCTTGTAACAGTAGATTTTGATGGAACGTTGTTTAAAGGAAATTCATTTAAGGTCATGTTCCAGGTAGCTAAAGCGGATTTTTCTATAAAAGAGTGGTCTGTCGTTGGTCTGGGACTGCTTAAAGCAGGGGCTAAAGGGTTAACAGGCGGGAAGGAAGCTTTTAAACACGGATTTTTCAAGGCTTTTGCCCGTTCGTTTAAAGGAAAAACAGAGGGGGAACTGACGGATTTCTTCAATCAGCTTGTTGTCGTTGGCAAACCCAATGTGAATCATGAACTTGTCAGCCGGGTTCGGGAACATCAGAATAACGGGGACACGGTCATTGTTTTATCCGGAGCTTTACGCCCATTTCTTTATGCGTTTATTGAGTCGCTGCAACTGGACGTGCATGTTATTGGAACGGAACTTCAAGTTAACTCTGATGGCGTATGTACAGGAGAAATTGGAGAGATTGTGAACGGGCAGGTGAAAGTGGACAAGGTGCAGCAGTGGTTAAAAGAAAACCATCCTGCACAACAAGGAGATGTGCAGGATACATGGGCATATGCAGATAGCTTAAGTGATGTGGAACTGTTGGAATTTGTCAAACACCCTATCGTGGTGAATCCAAGTGATGATATGGTGAAAATGGCTCAAGAAAAAAACTGGCCTATTTTTTCTCAGCCAGATCAAGCGGCGAATTCACTATAA
- a CDS encoding dipeptidase: protein MIIDTHCDALLKLQLAKRGAAYGQDLLDFKNAPELDTSLARLKEGGVKVQFFAIFIEPDVPSEEKWQHALEQIDLFYTEIIDKNPEMVHIRKWEDLSSLEDGQIGAVLTLEGADAFGNDLVKLRHLYRLGVLSIGMTWNNANLCADGAGEPRGGGLTLLGKEVVKLNNEHRVWTDVAHSTVQGFWDILKHADYPFASHSNARAICDHRRNLYDDQAKAMFEKGGLIHVVFNPPFINADRDEASITDLIRHIDHFCSLGGEHHIGFGSDFDGISSFVKGLENAGQYPNLINELQKHYSETQVKNFAYQNFMDHLPS from the coding sequence ATGATCATCGATACACATTGTGATGCACTGCTGAAATTACAATTGGCAAAACGAGGCGCAGCATACGGTCAAGACCTGCTTGACTTCAAAAACGCACCTGAACTGGATACGAGTCTGGCCCGACTTAAAGAAGGCGGTGTAAAAGTCCAGTTCTTTGCCATCTTTATCGAACCGGATGTGCCATCAGAAGAAAAATGGCAACACGCGCTTGAACAAATTGATCTTTTTTATACAGAGATCATTGATAAGAATCCCGAAATGGTACATATTCGCAAATGGGAGGATCTTTCGTCACTAGAGGATGGGCAAATTGGTGCTGTCCTGACCCTGGAAGGCGCAGATGCGTTCGGCAACGATCTCGTGAAACTGCGGCACTTGTACAGACTTGGTGTGTTGTCGATCGGCATGACCTGGAACAACGCCAATCTGTGTGCTGATGGAGCGGGTGAACCACGTGGCGGCGGTCTGACACTGCTTGGTAAAGAAGTCGTTAAACTCAACAATGAACACCGCGTATGGACCGATGTTGCACACAGCACCGTTCAAGGGTTCTGGGATATACTGAAACACGCGGACTATCCGTTTGCCAGCCACTCCAACGCCCGCGCCATCTGTGACCATCGCCGCAATCTGTACGATGATCAAGCTAAAGCCATGTTCGAAAAAGGCGGTCTCATTCATGTCGTCTTCAATCCGCCTTTTATTAACGCAGACCGTGACGAAGCATCGATTACTGACCTCATCCGCCACATCGATCATTTTTGCAGCCTCGGCGGGGAACATCACATCGGTTTTGGATCTGACTTTGATGGCATTTCATCATTCGTAAAAGGGCTTGAAAATGCAGGGCAATATCCGAACCTCATCAACGAACTGCAAAAGCATTACAGTGAAACACAAGTAAAGAATTTTGCTTACCAGAATTTTATGGACCATTTGCCCAGTTAG
- a CDS encoding RNA-guided endonuclease InsQ/TnpB family protein, with the protein MPTISLKVELLKPTIEKQNVYQTMTQTNTDFANWLLTYDDLNKATSKVFKLFSSNKQLPSAVVNQTIRDVKSQKRHQKVKKYKRLWCAFNNQNAKIEYDRLYKISFPTLEKRIGVPLVVRPFQQKWLDKILNGEAKQGTVDLFKKRGRWFVTIAISYDVEKTTNEKVLGIDLGLKNIATCSVGTKSLFFKGNQIAFKRRRFSSRRRKLGKLKKLQAIKKSKDKESLWMREMNHTISRRIIRFARSNGVGLIRMEDLTGIRMAKSKKEAGRNLNNWSFHQLQTFIQYKAEMAGITVEYVVPNYTSQTCKCGNCDKKNRNGLRFKCKKCSYKNHADLNASINIAKALSGISKHKQVI; encoded by the coding sequence GTGCCAACAATTTCTCTGAAAGTAGAATTGCTAAAGCCGACAATAGAAAAACAAAATGTGTATCAAACAATGACACAAACAAACACGGATTTCGCTAATTGGCTTTTGACTTATGACGATCTGAACAAAGCGACATCCAAAGTTTTCAAGCTGTTCTCATCCAACAAACAACTGCCCTCAGCAGTTGTTAATCAAACGATTCGGGACGTGAAAAGTCAAAAGAGACACCAAAAAGTGAAAAAATATAAAAGACTTTGGTGTGCTTTCAATAACCAAAACGCCAAAATAGAATATGATAGGCTTTATAAAATCAGCTTCCCGACACTTGAAAAACGTATCGGCGTGCCTTTGGTCGTCCGACCGTTTCAGCAAAAATGGCTCGATAAGATTTTAAACGGTGAAGCCAAACAAGGTACGGTTGACCTTTTTAAAAAGAGAGGACGCTGGTTTGTGACAATTGCCATTTCCTATGACGTAGAAAAAACGACCAATGAGAAGGTATTGGGTATTGACCTTGGGTTGAAAAACATCGCCACATGCAGTGTCGGCACGAAAAGTTTATTTTTTAAAGGCAATCAAATAGCCTTCAAAAGAAGAAGATTTTCTTCAAGAAGACGTAAGCTGGGCAAGCTGAAAAAACTTCAAGCTATCAAAAAGTCAAAAGATAAAGAGTCGCTTTGGATGAGAGAAATGAATCATACTATATCCCGTCGAATCATACGCTTTGCCAGGTCCAACGGTGTTGGACTGATCAGAATGGAAGATTTGACAGGTATTCGCATGGCTAAATCAAAAAAAGAGGCAGGCAGAAACCTGAACAATTGGAGTTTCCATCAGCTTCAGACATTCATTCAGTATAAAGCAGAAATGGCAGGCATCACGGTTGAATATGTCGTGCCAAATTATACATCGCAAACATGTAAATGCGGAAATTGTGACAAGAAAAACCGCAATGGTTTGAGGTTCAAATGTAAAAAGTGCAGCTATAAAAACCACGCGGATTTAAATGCAAGCATCAATATCGCAAAAGCCCTGTCAGGCATCTCCAAACATAAACAAGTTATATAA
- a CDS encoding CoxG family protein: MPSGTHAEVLNVPVDDVWNFVSDIDKWAPLMPGYVEHEILNDKESKWAFFGDIGIARKKIKLKVHIKTWQEPSLIEFDLTGLNEKFTGEGSFLAETADKDKTRMTGYLDIKAKGMRAPVINSVLKSFVPKQTRKLTESMAEKIKPRSQARN, translated from the coding sequence ATGCCGAGTGGAACACATGCTGAGGTCTTAAATGTACCGGTTGACGATGTTTGGAACTTTGTAAGTGATATTGATAAATGGGCTCCCTTGATGCCAGGGTATGTCGAACATGAAATTCTCAATGACAAAGAATCAAAGTGGGCGTTTTTCGGTGATATTGGCATCGCCCGCAAAAAAATCAAATTGAAAGTCCACATCAAAACATGGCAGGAGCCATCCTTAATTGAATTTGATTTAACTGGTCTGAATGAAAAATTCACGGGCGAAGGCTCTTTTCTAGCTGAGACGGCCGACAAAGACAAAACAAGAATGACTGGTTATCTGGATATTAAAGCAAAAGGGATGCGTGCCCCGGTGATTAACAGTGTCCTAAAATCGTTTGTCCCGAAGCAAACGCGTAAATTGACTGAGTCTATGGCTGAGAAAATCAAGCCGAGAAGCCAAGCGCGAAACTAG
- a CDS encoding alpha/beta-type small acid-soluble spore protein — MGDNRNRRNDLLVPGADNAVDKMKTEIANEFNVELGADTTARENGSVGGEMVKRMIKIAEESMNNRK; from the coding sequence ATGGGCGACAACAGAAACAGACGTAATGATTTGTTGGTGCCAGGTGCAGACAATGCCGTCGACAAAATGAAGACGGAAATCGCAAACGAGTTCAACGTTGAGCTCGGAGCCGATACAACTGCACGAGAGAACGGATCAGTGGGCGGCGAAATGGTCAAACGCATGATCAAAATCGCTGAGGAAAGCATGAACAATAGAAAATAA